The Mesorhizobium sp. M1D.F.Ca.ET.043.01.1.1 genome contains a region encoding:
- a CDS encoding LLM class flavin-dependent oxidoreductase, with protein sequence MPIEFTHVPGKPANGGFFYDFAETATKLSLIEDAGFRKLVVDDPAGLLTNMDIAAQTLDRTASLEVVLTHWAGVIEPTVAARQLATLDRKSGGRLSLRMLSEPLLDSDAEARPVGHSVVWQRIDEYLVLLKRLWSNDKPFDHEGAFYSVRGGYVPRKGPHGADLTIRLGGQSGTALKVAGRHADVFELAAGSPDEVARLMQRVRSAAAEHGRAGKLRFALPVRIRSEGWSGASDRRALEVAGPPAQLALSLLPYAAMGIGEFMITGIDRPSEIARIGREIITLVNNSLARREAEIPQPGTFASHSFTEVRTG encoded by the coding sequence ATGCCGATCGAGTTCACGCATGTTCCCGGTAAGCCTGCCAATGGCGGCTTCTTCTACGATTTCGCCGAGACCGCGACCAAGCTGTCGCTGATCGAGGACGCGGGTTTCCGCAAGCTGGTCGTCGACGATCCGGCCGGCCTGCTCACCAACATGGACATCGCCGCCCAGACGCTCGACCGCACGGCGTCGCTGGAAGTCGTGCTCACGCACTGGGCCGGCGTGATCGAGCCGACCGTGGCGGCCAGGCAGCTTGCGACGCTCGACCGCAAAAGCGGCGGCCGCCTGTCGCTCAGGATGCTGAGCGAGCCGCTCTTGGACAGCGACGCCGAGGCGCGGCCTGTCGGCCACAGCGTGGTGTGGCAGCGCATCGACGAATATCTGGTCCTCTTGAAGCGGCTGTGGTCGAACGACAAGCCCTTCGATCACGAAGGCGCCTTCTACAGTGTGAGAGGCGGCTATGTGCCGCGCAAGGGTCCACATGGCGCCGACCTCACCATCCGTCTCGGCGGCCAGTCCGGCACGGCGCTCAAGGTCGCCGGCAGGCACGCCGATGTCTTCGAGCTGGCGGCAGGCTCGCCGGACGAAGTCGCGCGGTTGATGCAGCGTGTGCGCAGCGCCGCCGCCGAGCACGGCCGTGCCGGCAAGCTGCGCTTCGCGCTTCCAGTGCGCATTCGCTCCGAGGGCTGGTCGGGCGCCTCCGACCGCAGGGCGCTCGAGGTCGCTGGGCCGCCGGCGCAGCTTGCGCTCTCGCTGTTGCCCTATGCCGCCATGGGCATCGGGGAATTCATGATCACCGGCATCGACCGGCCGAGCGAGATCGCGCGGATCGGCCGCGAGATCATCACACTGGTCAACAATTCGTTGGCGCGGCGCGAGGCTGAGATTCCGCAGCCCGGCACGTTTGCATCCCACAGTTTCACCGAAGTTCGCACCGGCTGA
- a CDS encoding sigma-70 family RNA polymerase sigma factor has translation MTGLQDHPATTTEVRLRIFEREAAGSRARLHRYCSRMVGSVIDGEDIVQEALAKAFVAIRNGDMPDKTEPWLFRIAHNSALDFLRKRSRAKAHESDVEPDTIADEDSPIDARIAAEASLAGLMQLPPAQRCAVVLKDVLGHSLEEIGEILETTETAIKGALQRGRESLRKLAAVPAAATPRPALDQRDMRRLGDYVAAFNARDFDALRGLLADDVKLELVNRLRAEGKEYVGNYFGRYADETHWHFATGLVEGRPAILVTSPDRPDAPPRYFILIDWEHGRIAGIRDFLFADYVMDGLEFSSQPSGRVDP, from the coding sequence GTGACCGGTTTGCAGGATCATCCCGCTACGACGACCGAAGTCAGGCTTCGCATTTTCGAGCGCGAAGCCGCAGGCTCAAGAGCTCGGTTGCACCGTTATTGCTCACGGATGGTGGGATCGGTCATCGATGGCGAGGACATCGTCCAGGAAGCTCTGGCCAAAGCTTTCGTGGCGATCAGGAATGGCGACATGCCCGACAAGACAGAGCCCTGGCTGTTCCGCATCGCGCATAATTCAGCCCTTGATTTCCTACGCAAGCGGAGCCGCGCCAAGGCGCATGAGAGCGACGTCGAGCCCGATACGATCGCCGATGAAGACTCTCCCATCGATGCGCGCATCGCCGCCGAGGCCAGCCTTGCCGGGCTGATGCAGTTGCCGCCGGCGCAAAGATGCGCCGTCGTTTTGAAGGACGTGCTGGGCCACAGCCTGGAAGAAATCGGAGAGATCCTCGAAACCACGGAAACTGCGATCAAGGGCGCGCTGCAGCGGGGCCGCGAAAGCCTTCGCAAACTGGCCGCCGTGCCCGCGGCGGCAACGCCGCGCCCGGCCCTCGACCAGCGCGACATGCGGCGCCTCGGCGACTATGTCGCGGCCTTCAACGCCCGCGATTTCGACGCCTTGCGAGGTCTGCTTGCCGATGACGTGAAGCTGGAACTGGTCAATCGGCTTCGCGCCGAGGGCAAGGAATATGTCGGCAATTATTTCGGCCGCTATGCCGACGAGACGCATTGGCATTTTGCCACCGGCCTCGTCGAAGGCCGGCCCGCGATCCTGGTCACCAGCCCGGATCGTCCGGACGCGCCGCCGCGCTACTTCATCCTCATCGATTGGGAGCATGGCCGGATCGCCGGCATCCGCGATTTCCTCTTCGCGGACTATGTCATGGACGGGCTGGAGTTCTCATCCCAACCTTCAGGGAGAGTCGACCCGTAG
- a CDS encoding ABC transporter permease has product MTSVRMLLEKPWIWSFVGALVVWAATVAFTGGYGAGGMVTAALSLAVFTVIVGVGQMFVITLGPGNVDLSLPANIGLASAVAMKVMGGSDSMIVVGLLAALACGAAIGAINYLLIWALRIPPIIATLSASFIIQSVDISYGRGLQIKPPPGFADFTNWQVLGIPVLAMLTVVFTIGAALALQRMIYGRSVLAIGQNIRAAWLAGVNVGRVRFLTYTLCGALGGIDGALLAGYFRGANVDIGNEYLLASIAVVVIGGTSVAGGKANVPGVWGAGLFLVLLLTMLNTFGVSAGVRLVLTGLIIVGVITAAGGEKAVR; this is encoded by the coding sequence ATGACCTCCGTGCGGATGCTGCTCGAGAAACCCTGGATCTGGTCCTTCGTCGGCGCGCTCGTGGTGTGGGCGGCGACGGTTGCCTTCACCGGCGGCTACGGTGCCGGCGGCATGGTCACGGCGGCGCTCTCGCTGGCAGTCTTCACCGTCATCGTCGGCGTCGGCCAGATGTTCGTCATCACGCTGGGGCCCGGCAACGTCGACCTGTCGCTGCCGGCCAACATAGGGCTCGCCAGCGCCGTGGCGATGAAGGTGATGGGCGGCAGCGATTCCATGATCGTCGTCGGGCTGCTCGCCGCGCTCGCCTGCGGCGCGGCCATCGGCGCCATCAACTACCTGCTGATCTGGGCGCTGCGCATCCCGCCGATCATCGCGACGCTGTCGGCAAGCTTCATCATCCAGTCGGTCGACATCAGCTATGGCCGCGGCCTGCAGATCAAGCCGCCGCCGGGCTTCGCCGATTTCACCAACTGGCAGGTTCTCGGCATCCCGGTGCTGGCGATGCTGACGGTTGTCTTCACGATCGGTGCAGCCTTGGCGTTGCAGCGCATGATCTATGGCCGCTCGGTGCTGGCGATCGGCCAGAACATCCGCGCCGCCTGGCTCGCCGGCGTCAATGTCGGCCGCGTCCGCTTCCTCACCTACACGCTGTGCGGGGCGCTGGGCGGCATCGACGGCGCGCTGCTCGCCGGCTATTTCCGCGGCGCCAATGTCGATATCGGCAACGAATATCTGCTCGCCTCGATCGCGGTCGTCGTCATAGGCGGCACCTCGGTCGCCGGCGGCAAGGCCAATGTGCCCGGCGTCTGGGGCGCCGGCCTGTTCCTCGTGCTGCTCCTTACCATGCTCAACACCTTCGGCGTCAGCGCCGGCGTGCGGCTGGTGCTGACCGGGCTGATCATCGTCGGGGTGATCACCGCGGCGGGTGGGGAAAAGGCCGTGCGCTAG
- a CDS encoding ABC transporter permease gives MFRLEARSSTPAWFNLALPLIAIAVTLVLCSGLIAVAGAGVLEAYGVMLSASLGDSYAITETLVRAAPMIFTGLAVAIAFRAKFWNIGAEGQLLAGAVAGCAVGAIPMPGYLAMLLMALAGAAAGAIVALVPATLRVKFKVDDVVSSLLLNSVIYYALMALIEGPWKDSFSGYPISPPIEDSANFPVLLEGTRLHLGVIVALIAAPLCWFLIARTTLGFRIRVTGENPEAARYGGINVKRVLLSTALLSGALAGLAGVGEVGGVHFQVMSDISPGYGYSGIVVAMLARLNPLGVVPAAIFLAAVMTGAEAMSRATGVPAFLSDVIQGTALLAMLVALLFTAYRIRRVGASA, from the coding sequence ATGTTTCGCCTCGAAGCCCGCAGCTCGACGCCCGCCTGGTTCAATCTTGCGCTGCCGCTCATCGCGATTGCCGTCACGCTGGTGTTGTGCAGCGGCCTTATCGCGGTGGCCGGCGCCGGCGTGCTCGAGGCCTATGGCGTGATGCTGTCGGCCTCGCTCGGCGACAGCTACGCCATCACCGAGACGCTGGTGCGCGCCGCGCCGATGATCTTCACCGGCCTGGCTGTGGCAATCGCCTTCCGCGCAAAATTCTGGAACATCGGCGCCGAGGGCCAGTTGCTGGCCGGCGCGGTCGCGGGCTGCGCCGTCGGCGCGATCCCGATGCCCGGATACCTCGCGATGCTGCTGATGGCGCTGGCGGGTGCGGCGGCCGGCGCGATCGTGGCGCTGGTGCCGGCGACGCTGCGCGTGAAGTTCAAGGTCGACGACGTGGTGAGCTCGCTGCTCCTCAACTCGGTCATCTATTACGCGCTGATGGCGCTGATCGAAGGGCCGTGGAAGGATAGCTTCAGCGGCTATCCCATCTCGCCGCCGATCGAGGATTCGGCCAATTTCCCGGTGCTGCTCGAAGGCACGCGGCTGCATCTCGGCGTCATCGTGGCGCTGATCGCGGCGCCGCTTTGCTGGTTCCTGATCGCGCGCACAACGCTCGGCTTCCGGATCCGCGTCACCGGCGAGAATCCGGAAGCCGCGCGCTATGGCGGCATCAATGTGAAGCGCGTTCTGCTGTCCACCGCACTGCTTTCCGGCGCGCTGGCTGGGCTCGCCGGTGTCGGCGAGGTCGGCGGGGTGCACTTCCAGGTGATGAGCGACATCTCGCCCGGCTACGGCTATTCCGGCATCGTCGTCGCCATGCTCGCCCGGCTCAACCCGCTCGGCGTGGTGCCGGCGGCGATCTTCCTTGCCGCGGTCATGACCGGCGCCGAGGCGATGTCGCGCGCGACCGGCGTGCCGGCTTTCCTGAGCGACGTCATCCAGGGCACGGCGCTGCTTGCCATGCTGGTGGCGCTGCTCTTCACCGCCTACCGCATCCGCCGCGTGGGAGCATCCGCATGA
- a CDS encoding BMP family protein → MKDDHSKMQRAGLSRRNVLELGALGLAAAVLPGAAFAKDKKLKVAAIFATPIEEPWDNQIHVALQKAEKELGIEYKWSEKVQTADFSRVMREYAQGGYQLVLGDAFAAERESRKTAKQFPKTAWLFGSGAGPAEPNFGVFDNWIHEPAYLSGLIAGKMSKSGTVGAVAAMGIPEVNRLVNAFFAGAKEVNPNIKRKVAFIGSFFDPPKAKEAAVAQIDAGVDVIYAERFGVIEAAVEKKIYAISNMSDQSSLGPDTVITGPVWNMYPTVEQAIKLVKAGVFTAQDYGDFSRMGKGGSYLAPYHKFDKTLPAEVKDLVEKKKAEILEGNFRVDVDENTPVSD, encoded by the coding sequence ATGAAAGACGATCATAGCAAAATGCAGCGTGCCGGCCTGTCGCGGCGCAACGTGCTGGAACTTGGCGCGCTCGGCCTCGCGGCAGCCGTGTTGCCCGGCGCGGCTTTCGCCAAGGACAAGAAGCTGAAGGTGGCGGCGATCTTCGCCACGCCGATCGAGGAGCCGTGGGACAACCAGATCCATGTCGCCCTGCAAAAGGCCGAGAAGGAACTCGGCATCGAATACAAATGGTCGGAAAAGGTGCAGACCGCCGACTTCAGCCGTGTCATGCGCGAATATGCCCAGGGCGGCTACCAGCTGGTGCTGGGCGACGCCTTCGCCGCCGAGCGCGAATCCCGAAAGACCGCCAAGCAGTTCCCGAAGACGGCCTGGCTGTTCGGCTCCGGCGCCGGCCCGGCCGAACCCAATTTCGGCGTCTTCGACAACTGGATCCATGAGCCGGCCTACCTCTCCGGGCTGATCGCCGGCAAGATGTCCAAGTCGGGCACCGTGGGCGCTGTCGCGGCGATGGGCATTCCGGAGGTGAACCGGCTGGTCAACGCCTTCTTTGCCGGCGCCAAGGAGGTCAATCCGAACATCAAAAGGAAGGTCGCCTTCATCGGCTCCTTCTTCGATCCGCCGAAGGCCAAGGAAGCGGCGGTGGCGCAGATCGATGCCGGCGTCGACGTCATCTATGCCGAGCGCTTCGGCGTCATCGAGGCGGCGGTGGAAAAGAAGATCTACGCCATCTCCAACATGTCCGACCAGTCGAGCCTCGGCCCGGACACGGTCATCACCGGCCCGGTCTGGAACATGTATCCGACGGTCGAGCAGGCGATCAAGCTGGTCAAGGCCGGCGTCTTCACCGCGCAGGACTATGGCGACTTCTCGCGCATGGGCAAGGGCGGCTCGTATCTGGCGCCCTACCACAAGTTCGACAAGACGCTGCCGGCCGAGGTCAAGGATCTGGTCGAGAAGAAGAAGGCCGAGATTCTGGAAGGCAATTTCCGCGTCGACGTCGACGAGAACACGCCGGTTTCGGATTGA
- a CDS encoding 3-hydroxyacyl-CoA dehydrogenase NAD-binding domain-containing protein: protein MSSSVSVAIESGMAVVTIDNPPVNALSFHVRKPLYEALATLRDDLAARAIVIACAGRTFVAGADITEFGKPVEQPELRAIVALLETIAKPTVAAIHGTALGGGLELALGCHFRVADAGARLGLPEVKLGLLPGGGGTVRLPRLVGAAKALGMIVSGAPISAYEAKAAGLVDAVFDGDLLAEAVRFADEMADRGGPFIAVRDRNDRLLETDLAAFDAQAAGLARKARGLEAPLACAEAVRNAITLPFDEALAAERQAFAKLVSGDQSRAQRHLFFAEREAAKVPGKDLQRRKIERVGIIGAGTMGGGIAMAFANGGFPVTLLETNAEALQRGLAMIDKNYAVSVSRGSLTEEAKRQRLGLFKGSTDYADLADCDLIIEAVFEDMAAKKEVFGRLDAVARPGAILATNTSYLDVDEIAGATARPQDVLGMHFFSPANVMKLLEIVRAEKTAPDALATVADLARRIGKVAVVVGVCHGFVGNRMLSARGAENEALLLEGATPAQVDKVFTDFGWPMGPFQMGDLAGLDISWRNRKARGLTAVIADTLCEEGRFGQKTGRGWYRYEGGSREPVADVEVAELIRAKAAEQGIAQREIGADEIIERMLYPLVNEGAKILEEGIAARASDIDVVWVNGYGFPVGKGGPMFWAGLEGATRILERLEHWHGRTGRAIFEPAPVLRRFAETGGWEVIGGAR, encoded by the coding sequence TTGTCCAGTTCTGTCAGCGTCGCAATCGAGAGCGGTATGGCGGTGGTCACCATCGACAATCCGCCGGTCAATGCGCTGAGTTTTCACGTCCGCAAGCCGCTTTACGAGGCGCTCGCCACGCTGCGTGACGACCTAGCCGCCAGAGCCATCGTCATCGCCTGCGCCGGGCGCACCTTTGTCGCCGGCGCCGACATCACCGAGTTCGGCAAGCCGGTCGAGCAGCCGGAACTGCGCGCCATCGTCGCTTTGCTCGAAACCATCGCCAAGCCGACGGTCGCGGCCATCCATGGCACGGCGCTCGGCGGCGGGCTGGAGCTGGCGCTCGGCTGCCATTTCCGCGTCGCCGATGCCGGCGCCAGGCTCGGACTGCCGGAAGTGAAGCTCGGCCTGCTGCCCGGCGGCGGCGGCACGGTGCGCCTGCCGCGTCTGGTCGGCGCCGCGAAGGCGCTCGGCATGATTGTTTCAGGAGCGCCGATTTCGGCCTACGAAGCCAAGGCGGCGGGCCTTGTCGATGCGGTTTTTGACGGCGATCTGTTGGCGGAGGCCGTTCGTTTCGCTGACGAAATGGCTGATCGGGGTGGACCGTTCATCGCTGTCCGCGATCGCAACGACCGGCTTCTCGAAACAGATCTCGCCGCGTTCGACGCCCAGGCGGCCGGCCTCGCCCGAAAGGCGCGCGGGCTGGAAGCGCCGCTTGCCTGCGCCGAGGCCGTGCGCAACGCGATCACCTTGCCTTTCGATGAAGCGCTGGCTGCCGAGCGCCAGGCCTTCGCAAAGCTCGTATCCGGCGACCAGTCGCGGGCGCAGCGGCATCTGTTCTTCGCCGAGCGCGAGGCCGCGAAGGTGCCGGGCAAGGACCTGCAGCGGCGGAAGATAGAACGCGTCGGCATCATCGGAGCCGGCACGATGGGCGGCGGCATCGCCATGGCCTTCGCCAATGGCGGCTTCCCGGTGACCTTGCTGGAGACGAACGCGGAAGCGCTGCAGCGCGGGCTGGCGATGATCGACAAGAACTATGCCGTCTCGGTCAGCCGCGGCTCGCTGACGGAGGAGGCGAAACGGCAGCGGCTCGGCCTGTTCAAGGGCAGCACCGACTATGCCGACCTTGCCGATTGCGACCTGATCATCGAGGCCGTGTTCGAGGACATGGCGGCCAAGAAAGAAGTGTTCGGCAGGCTGGACGCCGTGGCCAGGCCCGGCGCCATCCTTGCCACCAACACCTCCTATCTCGACGTCGACGAGATCGCCGGCGCGACCGCGCGACCGCAGGACGTGCTCGGCATGCATTTCTTCTCGCCGGCAAACGTCATGAAGCTCCTGGAGATCGTGCGCGCCGAAAAGACCGCGCCCGATGCGCTGGCGACGGTTGCCGATCTGGCGCGGCGCATCGGCAAGGTGGCGGTCGTCGTCGGAGTCTGCCACGGTTTCGTCGGCAACCGCATGCTTTCCGCACGGGGTGCGGAGAATGAGGCGCTGCTGTTGGAAGGTGCCACACCTGCCCAAGTCGACAAGGTCTTCACCGATTTCGGCTGGCCGATGGGGCCGTTTCAGATGGGCGATCTCGCTGGGCTCGATATCAGCTGGCGCAACCGCAAGGCGCGCGGGCTGACGGCGGTCATTGCCGACACGCTGTGCGAAGAGGGGCGTTTCGGCCAGAAGACAGGGCGCGGCTGGTATCGCTACGAGGGCGGCTCACGGGAACCCGTTGCGGACGTTGAGGTTGCGGAGTTGATCCGGGCCAAAGCGGCGGAACAGGGGATCGCGCAGCGCGAAATCGGCGCTGACGAAATCATCGAGCGCATGCTCTATCCCCTGGTCAACGAGGGCGCGAAAATCCTGGAGGAAGGCATCGCGGCGCGCGCTTCCGACATCGACGTCGTCTGGGTCAACGGCTACGGCTTTCCCGTCGGCAAGGGCGGGCCGATGTTCTGGGCCGGGCTCGAGGGGGCGACCCGGATCCTCGAGCGGCTGGAGCATTGGCATGGGCGGACCGGCAGGGCGATTTTCGAGCCGGCGCCGGTCTTGAGAAGGTTTGCCGAGACGGGGGGTTGGGAAGTTATTGGCGGTGCCCGGTAA
- a CDS encoding antibiotic biosynthesis monooxygenase encodes MTLINVFTAKPGKQQDLATVLAEGTRNFFSKQPGSLASSVVVGGDGSKVVNVSQWRSADDIAAFRNDPRFAEYMKAIVELGAGESVIGHTAYAHEAGVEK; translated from the coding sequence GTGACCTTGATCAACGTCTTTACCGCCAAGCCCGGCAAGCAGCAGGACCTCGCAACGGTGCTTGCCGAAGGGACTCGGAACTTCTTCAGCAAGCAGCCGGGCTCGTTGGCCTCGTCCGTGGTCGTCGGCGGCGACGGCAGCAAGGTGGTCAACGTCTCGCAATGGCGTTCGGCCGACGACATCGCCGCCTTCCGGAACGATCCCCGCTTCGCCGAGTATATGAAGGCGATCGTGGAGCTTGGAGCCGGCGAGAGCGTGATAGGGCATACGGCCTACGCTCACGAAGCCGGTGTGGAAAAGTAG
- a CDS encoding SDR family oxidoreductase translates to MGGRLADKVVIISGGATGMGGAASELFAAEGAKVAIIDRNGEAAGKTAAAIRARGHVAEHFVADVSDEAQVEAAAKAAAEKFGPVTVLFNHAGTIVIKPFLETTLKEWDWLHAVNVRSMFLMTRAVLPGMIAAGGGSIVCTSSISAVAATPNEVLYDTTKGACHMFARAIAVEFRDRNIRCNAVCPGFIRTPHGLREVADLGKLGIDVSDATMAAQQGRIGEPEEVAKAALFLVSDESSFVNGAQLFVDNGFTAM, encoded by the coding sequence ATGGGTGGAAGGCTGGCGGACAAGGTCGTCATCATCTCGGGCGGCGCGACGGGCATGGGCGGAGCGGCTTCCGAGCTGTTTGCCGCCGAAGGCGCAAAGGTTGCGATCATCGACCGCAACGGCGAGGCGGCCGGCAAGACCGCCGCGGCGATCCGGGCGCGCGGCCACGTCGCGGAGCATTTCGTCGCCGATGTTTCGGACGAGGCGCAGGTCGAAGCGGCGGCGAAGGCGGCGGCGGAAAAATTCGGGCCGGTGACCGTGCTGTTCAACCACGCCGGCACCATCGTCATCAAACCGTTCCTGGAGACGACGCTCAAGGAATGGGACTGGCTGCACGCCGTCAACGTGCGCTCGATGTTCCTGATGACGCGCGCCGTGCTGCCCGGCATGATCGCCGCCGGCGGCGGCTCGATCGTCTGCACCTCGTCGATCTCGGCGGTGGCGGCGACGCCGAACGAAGTGCTCTACGACACCACCAAGGGCGCCTGCCACATGTTCGCGCGCGCCATCGCGGTCGAATTCCGCGACCGCAACATCCGCTGCAATGCCGTCTGCCCCGGCTTCATCCGCACGCCGCACGGGCTGCGCGAAGTGGCCGATCTCGGCAAGCTCGGCATCGACGTCTCGGATGCGACCATGGCCGCGCAGCAGGGCCGCATCGGCGAGCCGGAGGAGGTGGCGAAGGCCGCACTGTTCCTGGTCAGCGACGAATCGAGCTTCGTCAACGGTGCGCAGCTGTTCGTGGATAATGGCTTCACCGCGATGTGA
- a CDS encoding ABC transporter permease yields the protein MSAVFEQIFQVGFLAAIIRIATPLAFATLGEMFSERAGVLNLGIEGIMLLSAMAGFTAASLSGSLWLGVLVAVLVGALMGAVHALFTVALGLSQHVCGIGVTLLSSGLAYFLYRLIFGQQSVPPSIKGFQPAPVALLSDIPIVGPAVFNQFTLVYLAIIAVPLAAFVLYRTPWGLSVRMVGENPRAADSAGVSVIATRFQAVILGGALMGLAGAFLAMAQFNAFTFGVVSGRGWVAIALVVFGRWDPWRSAGAALLFAFVDALQLRMQASGLGHIPYEAFLMLPFIFTIVAMAFMSRNAVAPSALLKPFRREER from the coding sequence ATGAGCGCGGTGTTCGAGCAGATTTTTCAGGTCGGCTTCCTCGCCGCCATCATCCGCATCGCCACGCCGCTCGCCTTCGCCACGCTCGGCGAAATGTTTTCCGAGCGCGCCGGCGTGCTCAATCTCGGCATCGAAGGCATCATGCTGTTGTCGGCCATGGCCGGCTTCACCGCCGCGAGCCTTAGCGGAAGCCTGTGGCTGGGAGTGCTGGTGGCCGTGCTGGTTGGCGCGCTGATGGGCGCGGTGCATGCGCTGTTCACGGTGGCATTGGGCCTGAGCCAGCATGTCTGCGGCATCGGCGTGACGCTGTTGTCATCCGGCCTCGCCTACTTCCTCTACCGGCTGATCTTCGGCCAGCAGTCGGTGCCGCCGAGCATCAAGGGGTTTCAGCCCGCGCCGGTCGCGTTGCTCTCCGATATCCCGATCGTGGGGCCGGCGGTGTTCAACCAGTTCACGCTGGTCTATCTGGCGATCATCGCGGTCCCGCTCGCCGCCTTCGTGCTCTACCGCACGCCATGGGGGCTCTCGGTGCGCATGGTCGGCGAGAACCCGCGCGCCGCGGATTCCGCCGGCGTCAGCGTGATCGCCACCCGCTTCCAGGCGGTGATCCTCGGCGGCGCGCTGATGGGGCTTGCCGGCGCGTTCCTCGCCATGGCGCAGTTCAACGCCTTCACCTTCGGTGTCGTGTCGGGTCGCGGCTGGGTGGCGATCGCGCTGGTCGTGTTCGGCCGCTGGGATCCGTGGCGGTCGGCGGGGGCGGCGCTGCTGTTCGCCTTTGTCGACGCGCTTCAGCTCAGGATGCAGGCCAGCGGGCTCGGGCACATCCCTTACGAAGCGTTCCTGATGCTGCCTTTCATCTTCACCATCGTTGCCATGGCCTTCATGTCGCGCAACGCGGTGGCACCGTCGGCGCTGCTGAAGCCGTTCCGACGGGAGGAGCGGTAA
- a CDS encoding ABC transporter ATP-binding protein, whose amino-acid sequence MSAPLIEMRGITKSFGAVRANEAVDLSVAPGEILGLLGENGAGKTTLMNVLFGAYAPDAGEILVEGRPVAIRDSADALAAGIGMVHQHFHLAPRLTVLENLLIGIAGKSGRIDRAGGLARLKEIGSRHGLSLDPDLPVSALSVGEQQRLEIIKALFRGAKLLILDEPTAVLAPSEVDGLFAALRSMAGQGLGIIFISHKLNEVRALTHRCVVLRHGKVAGRVDHPASTTSAEMAKLMCGHEIVPPTREASTPGASVLTLDGISTSGHAGTPLRDVSLFVRAGEILGIAGVSGNGQRALADVISGMLPPKAGTMTIAGKTVAQYSPRELQALGLGRIPEDRMTTGLVTNLPLADSMVLPRIGTEAFSRKGLLDPAAIRAFTEAQIKAYDIRCPGPMVRAGALSGGNLQKALLARELAFDPKVLIVSQPTRGLDIGAARFIHEKFLAMRAKGCGIIVIGEDLEELLMLCDRIAVMYEGRIAGTLVGSEATVARLGLMMTGAEGHA is encoded by the coding sequence TTGTCCGCCCCACTCATCGAAATGCGCGGCATCACCAAGAGCTTCGGCGCCGTCAGGGCGAACGAGGCGGTCGATCTCAGCGTCGCGCCCGGCGAGATACTCGGCCTGCTCGGCGAGAACGGCGCCGGCAAGACAACGCTGATGAACGTGCTGTTCGGCGCCTATGCGCCGGATGCCGGCGAGATCCTGGTCGAGGGCAGGCCGGTCGCCATCCGCGATTCGGCCGATGCCTTGGCCGCCGGCATCGGCATGGTGCACCAGCATTTCCATCTGGCGCCGCGGCTGACGGTGCTGGAAAACCTTTTGATCGGCATTGCCGGCAAATCCGGCCGCATCGACCGTGCCGGCGGGCTGGCGCGGCTGAAGGAGATCGGCAGCCGGCATGGCTTGAGCCTCGATCCCGACCTGCCGGTCTCGGCGCTGTCGGTCGGCGAGCAGCAGCGGCTGGAAATCATCAAGGCGCTGTTCCGCGGCGCGAAGCTGTTGATCCTCGACGAGCCGACGGCGGTGCTGGCACCGAGCGAGGTCGACGGCCTGTTCGCCGCGTTGCGCTCGATGGCGGGCCAGGGGCTCGGCATCATCTTCATCTCGCACAAGCTGAACGAAGTCAGGGCGCTCACGCATCGCTGCGTGGTACTCAGGCACGGCAAGGTCGCCGGCCGTGTCGACCATCCGGCAAGCACCACGTCGGCCGAGATGGCGAAGCTGATGTGCGGCCACGAAATCGTGCCGCCGACCAGGGAGGCTTCGACGCCCGGCGCTTCGGTGCTGACGCTCGACGGCATTTCCACTTCCGGCCATGCCGGCACGCCGCTGCGCGACGTCTCGCTTTTCGTCCGCGCCGGCGAGATCCTGGGCATCGCCGGCGTTTCGGGCAACGGTCAACGCGCGCTCGCCGATGTGATCTCCGGCATGCTGCCGCCCAAGGCCGGCACGATGACGATAGCCGGCAAAACGGTCGCGCAATACTCGCCGCGCGAGCTGCAGGCGCTCGGGCTCGGCCGCATCCCGGAGGACCGGATGACGACCGGGCTGGTCACCAACCTGCCGCTGGCCGACTCCATGGTGTTGCCGCGCATCGGCACCGAAGCCTTCAGCCGCAAGGGACTGCTCGATCCCGCCGCGATCCGCGCCTTCACCGAGGCGCAGATCAAGGCCTACGACATACGCTGCCCCGGGCCGATGGTGCGCGCCGGCGCGCTGTCCGGCGGCAATCTGCAGAAGGCGCTTTTGGCGCGCGAGCTCGCCTTCGACCCGAAAGTGCTGATCGTCTCGCAGCCGACCCGCGGCCTCGACATCGGCGCTGCTCGTTTCATCCACGAAAAGTTCCTGGCCATGCGCGCGAAGGGCTGCGGCATCATCGTCATCGGCGAGGATCTCGAGGAACTGCTGATGCTCTGCGACCGCATCGCGGTGATGTATGAGGGCCGCATCGCCGGCACGCTGGTCGGCAGCGAGGCCACCGTCGCGAGGCTCGGCCTGATGATGACCGGCGCGGAGGGGCATGCCTGA